One Filimonas effusa genomic window carries:
- the secY gene encoding preprotein translocase subunit SecY, translating to MKKFVQSLKNIWSIDELRSKILVTLGLILVYRIGTQIVLPGINPHLLEAAKANAGKNGLLGLFDMFAGGAFSQASILALGIMPYISASIFMQLMTILVPQLQKVQKEGESGRKKINQWTRYLTVIVTVFQAGAYVAYLKSPGYKEAIIPAYQSFFFISTLIVLTSGTLFVMWLGEKIQDKGLGNGTSIIIMVGILARFPQAIIQEFGAKQAKGGGGLLIFLVETAILIAIIMGLIILIQGVRKVPVNYAKQIIGNRQFGGARQFLPLKVNAAGVMPIIFAQAIMFLPTLFSFTNLDSTKGIVRIFNDHSNAWYMVIYAVMVIGFTFLYTALIFNPKQMSEDLKRNNGFIPGVKPGQPTADYIGSIMDKITLPGAVFLALIGILPGFAQRVGVTQQFSAFFGGTSLLIMVGVVLDTLQQIETHLLMRQYDGLMKGGRLQGRQTTATASY from the coding sequence GTGAAAAAATTCGTTCAGTCTTTAAAGAACATCTGGAGCATTGATGAGTTACGTAGTAAAATACTGGTAACCTTAGGGCTCATTCTGGTTTACAGGATCGGAACCCAGATAGTGTTACCTGGTATTAATCCTCACTTGCTGGAGGCTGCCAAAGCAAACGCCGGTAAAAACGGTTTACTTGGCTTGTTCGACATGTTCGCAGGTGGTGCATTTTCTCAGGCCTCTATCCTTGCCTTAGGTATCATGCCTTACATCTCTGCCTCTATCTTCATGCAGCTGATGACCATCCTCGTTCCCCAATTACAAAAAGTTCAGAAGGAAGGAGAAAGCGGTCGCAAGAAAATCAACCAGTGGACACGTTACCTTACTGTTATCGTTACTGTTTTCCAGGCAGGTGCTTACGTAGCCTACCTGAAAAGCCCCGGTTATAAAGAGGCTATCATCCCTGCTTACCAAAGTTTCTTCTTTATCAGTACGTTGATCGTATTGACTTCAGGTACTTTGTTTGTGATGTGGCTGGGCGAAAAAATTCAGGATAAAGGTCTTGGTAACGGTACCTCTATCATCATCATGGTAGGTATCCTCGCCCGCTTCCCGCAGGCGATCATCCAGGAATTCGGCGCCAAACAGGCAAAAGGCGGCGGCGGATTGTTGATCTTCCTCGTTGAAACCGCTATCCTCATCGCTATTATCATGGGCCTCATCATCCTTATACAGGGTGTTCGTAAAGTCCCTGTTAACTACGCCAAACAGATCATCGGTAACAGGCAGTTCGGCGGAGCACGCCAGTTCCTGCCACTGAAAGTTAACGCCGCAGGTGTAATGCCTATCATCTTTGCTCAGGCCATTATGTTCCTGCCTACGCTGTTCTCTTTCACCAACCTCGACTCTACCAAAGGCATCGTTCGTATCTTCAACGACCACAGCAATGCCTGGTATATGGTGATCTACGCTGTAATGGTGATCGGTTTCACATTCCTTTATACTGCATTGATCTTCAATCCTAAACAAATGAGCGAAGACCTCAAACGCAATAATGGTTTCATCCCCGGCGTTAAACCCGGTCAGCCTACTGCCGATTATATCGGCTCTATCATGGATAAGATCACCTTACCAGGTGCAGTCTTCCTGGCACTGATCGGTATTTTACCCGGCTTCGCACAACGCGTAGGTGTTACCCAACAGTTTAGCGCCTTCTTCGGGGGTACTTCACTCCTCATCATGGTTGGTGTTGTCCTCGACACATTACAGCAGATCGAAACGCATCTGCTCATGCGTCAGTACGACGGCCTGATGAAAGGTGGACGCTTACAAGGCCGCCAAACAACAGCAACAGCCAGTTACTAG
- the map gene encoding type I methionyl aminopeptidase: protein MSRRYNMIIQKTDAEIAIMKTNATLVSQLLAEVAKVLKPGMTTLQIDALCKTFIMDQKGVPTFLNFHGYPFTICASVNDVVVHGFPNEKELKDGDIVSIDVGITRDGYVGEHAYSFILGEVSDEISQLVKVTKEALYKGIEQAIAGNRVGDIAFAIQQHTEKKYGYGVVRELVGHGLGKTMHEDPQVPNYGRRGTGTKLNENVVLAIEPMINMGKKEVYTEEDGWTIRTADGLPSVHFEHDVCVKKGKALILSDYSLIEAAEKTNSNLNIAYQLA, encoded by the coding sequence ATGAGTAGGAGATATAATATGATCATTCAAAAGACAGATGCAGAAATTGCTATCATGAAAACAAATGCCACGCTGGTAAGCCAGCTGCTGGCAGAGGTCGCTAAAGTATTGAAGCCGGGTATGACTACCCTGCAGATCGATGCACTATGCAAAACCTTTATCATGGACCAGAAAGGGGTGCCTACTTTTTTAAACTTTCACGGTTATCCCTTCACCATCTGCGCCTCAGTGAACGACGTCGTGGTACACGGATTCCCTAACGAAAAAGAACTGAAAGACGGAGATATCGTATCTATCGACGTCGGCATTACACGCGACGGTTACGTCGGCGAACACGCCTACTCTTTTATCCTCGGTGAAGTGAGCGACGAAATTTCTCAGCTGGTAAAAGTGACAAAAGAAGCACTTTACAAGGGAATTGAACAGGCTATAGCAGGCAACCGCGTTGGCGACATCGCCTTTGCTATACAACAGCATACCGAAAAAAAATACGGTTATGGCGTGGTAAGAGAACTGGTAGGACATGGATTAGGCAAAACAATGCACGAAGATCCGCAGGTGCCCAATTATGGCAGACGAGGCACCGGCACAAAACTCAACGAAAACGTAGTGCTGGCTATCGAACCCATGATCAATATGGGTAAAAAGGAAGTCTATACAGAAGAGGATGGCTGGACAATACGTACTGCCGACGGTTTACCTTCAGTTCACTTCGAACACGATGTATGTGTCAAAAAAGGCAAAGCACTGATCTTATCCGATTACAGCCTTATCGAGGCCGCTGAAAAAACGAATTCTAATCTTAATATAGCCTACCAGCTGGCATAA
- a CDS encoding BaiN/RdsA family NAD(P)/FAD-dependent oxidoreductase, with protein sequence MAKILVVIGGGAAGFFCAVNAARQNPQLRVVILEKTGKLLSKVKVSGGGRCNVTHSCFDIPELVQRYPRGQHFLKKALHWFGPSDTISWFAERGVKLKAEADGRMFPITDSAQTIIDCLLKEADTYKVEIKLNHEVTGITQNGDAFELSLGGDKPAVKADFLCIACGGYPKTAQFNWLLQSGHHIEPPVPSLFTFNMPGNPITSLMGVSVPMAQVKVTGTKMVQEGPLLITHWGMSGPVILRTSAWGARLLAEKDYRFSIQVNWLYPEYANEQSLRNAWPDLRSRLAGQALGNKNPFQLPARLWAYLLQQAGIQEQTRWGDLAAKLQNRLIQLLTTQSFDIHGKTTFKEEFVTCGGIQLSEIEANTMQSRLVPNLFFAGEIMDVDGVTGGFNFQHAWCSGWVAAKAIAEKQG encoded by the coding sequence ATGGCAAAAATACTGGTCGTGATAGGAGGGGGAGCAGCAGGCTTTTTCTGTGCGGTGAATGCAGCACGGCAGAACCCGCAGCTCCGGGTAGTGATCCTGGAAAAAACAGGTAAATTATTATCAAAGGTGAAAGTAAGCGGAGGCGGCAGATGTAATGTAACCCATTCCTGCTTCGATATTCCCGAACTGGTACAGCGTTATCCACGCGGCCAGCATTTCCTCAAAAAAGCTTTACACTGGTTTGGCCCCTCCGATACCATTTCATGGTTTGCCGAAAGAGGAGTAAAACTAAAAGCAGAGGCCGACGGCCGCATGTTCCCCATAACAGATAGCGCTCAAACAATTATTGATTGCCTGCTAAAAGAAGCAGATACCTATAAGGTTGAAATAAAACTAAACCATGAGGTCACGGGAATCACACAAAACGGAGATGCCTTCGAACTATCCCTCGGCGGCGACAAGCCCGCTGTAAAGGCTGATTTCTTATGTATTGCATGTGGAGGTTACCCTAAAACAGCACAATTCAACTGGCTTTTGCAGTCAGGGCACCATATAGAACCACCGGTTCCGTCCCTTTTTACATTCAACATGCCCGGTAACCCCATTACCTCTCTGATGGGCGTAAGTGTACCTATGGCACAGGTAAAGGTAACAGGAACCAAAATGGTTCAGGAAGGCCCCCTGCTTATTACCCATTGGGGAATGAGTGGTCCCGTTATATTACGTACCTCGGCATGGGGAGCACGCCTGCTGGCGGAGAAAGACTATCGCTTTAGCATACAGGTAAACTGGCTCTATCCTGAATATGCTAATGAACAAAGCCTGAGAAACGCCTGGCCCGATCTGAGGAGCCGCCTCGCAGGTCAGGCATTGGGTAATAAAAATCCGTTTCAGTTGCCGGCACGCCTATGGGCCTACCTGTTACAACAGGCTGGCATCCAGGAGCAAACCCGCTGGGGCGACCTGGCAGCAAAATTGCAGAACAGGCTGATTCAACTGCTCACAACGCAATCCTTTGATATACACGGAAAAACAACTTTTAAAGAGGAATTTGTTACCTGTGGCGGCATTCAGCTGTCCGAAATAGAAGCGAATACAATGCAAAGCCGCCTGGTACCCAACCTGTTTTTTGCCGGCGAAATCATGGACGTCGATGGCGTCACCGGTGGCTTCAATTTCCAGCATGCCTGGTGCAGTGGTTGGGTAGCCGCTAAAGCCATTGCAGAAAAACAGGGCTGA
- the rpsA gene encoding 30S ribosomal protein S1, whose amino-acid sequence MFQNLIVKHLNADAQEGEASAEQPTATTNAPVAEPVAPATAHDDFDWSIDKRNVAHYSAEEKNKYDKVYENTFVAIEDGEIVNGAIVALTKTDAVINIGFKSDGLISLNEFRDLQNVAVGDTVEVMVVEKEDRQGHLHLSRKQARIHRAWERIVEVHKTGEVVTGTVTSKTKGGLIVDVFGMETFLPGSQIDVKPVTDYDQFVNKTMEFKVVKVNEAIKNAVVSHKALIESDIEAQRAEIISKLEKGQVLEGTVKNITDFGAFMDLGGLDGLLYITDISWGRISHPGEVLKLDQKLNVVVLDFDDDKRRISLGLKQLTPHPWDVLPEWIHEGATVKGKVVNIEDYGAFLEIQPGVEGLVHVSEITWANTPINAKEFFKLNNEHEAKVVTLDKEARKMSLSIKQLTEDPWSTIETRFPEGSKHQGLVKNITPYGVFVELEAGIGGMIHISDLSWLKRFNHPSEYTKVGEHIDVIILSIDKENRKLQLGHKQLEEDPWNALEDTFAVGSIHEGTVTRKDEKGAIVQLPYGLEGFAPNRHLAKEDGKTVNADETAQFVVIEFDRNEKRIVVSHARIWEQVAADEKEAAKKEARAEADKTKKAVKTLQGKVEKATLGDLGALAQIKEKLKKEEDNG is encoded by the coding sequence ATGTTTCAGAATTTAATTGTTAAACATTTAAACGCAGATGCACAGGAGGGTGAAGCTTCAGCTGAACAGCCTACTGCGACAACAAACGCACCTGTTGCTGAGCCCGTTGCTCCTGCAACTGCTCACGACGACTTCGATTGGAGTATCGACAAACGTAATGTTGCGCATTACTCTGCAGAAGAAAAAAACAAATACGACAAAGTGTATGAAAACACTTTCGTTGCTATTGAAGATGGCGAGATCGTAAACGGCGCTATCGTTGCTTTAACTAAAACTGATGCTGTTATCAACATCGGATTTAAAAGCGATGGTCTGATCTCTCTCAACGAATTCCGTGACCTCCAGAATGTTGCCGTAGGTGACACTGTTGAAGTGATGGTAGTTGAAAAAGAAGACAGGCAAGGTCACTTACACCTCAGCCGCAAACAAGCTCGTATCCACCGCGCATGGGAAAGAATTGTGGAAGTGCACAAAACTGGCGAAGTGGTTACTGGTACTGTTACCAGCAAAACTAAAGGCGGTCTTATCGTTGACGTATTTGGTATGGAAACATTCTTGCCAGGTTCTCAGATCGACGTTAAACCCGTTACCGATTACGATCAGTTTGTTAACAAAACCATGGAATTCAAAGTGGTTAAAGTTAACGAAGCAATCAAAAACGCGGTCGTTTCTCACAAAGCACTTATCGAAAGCGATATCGAAGCACAACGTGCCGAAATCATCAGCAAACTCGAAAAAGGCCAGGTGCTGGAAGGTACCGTTAAGAACATCACTGACTTCGGTGCGTTCATGGATCTCGGCGGTCTCGACGGTCTGCTGTACATCACCGACATCAGCTGGGGACGTATCTCTCACCCGGGTGAGGTGCTGAAACTCGACCAGAAACTGAACGTGGTGGTGCTCGATTTCGACGACGACAAACGCAGAATCAGCCTCGGTCTCAAACAATTAACGCCTCACCCATGGGACGTGCTGCCTGAGTGGATCCACGAAGGCGCTACCGTGAAAGGTAAAGTAGTTAATATCGAAGACTACGGTGCATTCCTCGAAATTCAACCTGGTGTTGAAGGTCTCGTTCACGTAAGCGAAATTACCTGGGCTAACACGCCAATCAATGCGAAAGAGTTCTTCAAACTGAACAATGAGCATGAAGCGAAAGTGGTTACCCTTGATAAAGAAGCACGCAAAATGAGCCTTTCTATCAAACAACTCACTGAAGATCCTTGGAGCACTATCGAAACTAGGTTCCCTGAAGGAAGCAAACACCAGGGCCTCGTTAAAAACATCACTCCTTACGGCGTGTTTGTTGAACTCGAAGCTGGTATCGGTGGTATGATCCACATCAGCGACCTGAGCTGGCTCAAACGTTTCAACCATCCTTCCGAGTACACGAAAGTGGGCGAACATATCGACGTTATCATCCTGAGCATCGATAAAGAAAACCGCAAACTGCAACTGGGACACAAACAACTGGAAGAAGATCCTTGGAATGCCCTGGAAGACACTTTCGCAGTAGGTTCTATCCACGAAGGTACTGTTACCCGTAAAGATGAGAAAGGTGCTATCGTTCAACTGCCTTACGGTCTCGAAGGTTTCGCGCCTAACCGTCACCTGGCAAAAGAAGACGGTAAAACCGTTAACGCCGACGAAACTGCTCAATTCGTAGTGATCGAATTCGACCGCAACGAAAAACGCATCGTAGTAAGCCACGCGCGCATCTGGGAACAAGTAGCCGCTGATGAAAAAGAAGCTGCTAAGAAAGAAGCAAGAGCAGAAGCCGATAAAACCAAGAAAGCCGTTAAAACCCTTCAGGGTAAAGTAGAAAAAGCTACTTTAGGTGATCTCGGTGCACTCGCTCAGATCAAAGAAAAACTGAAGAAAGAAGAAGATAACGGATAA
- a CDS encoding cryptochrome/photolyase family protein, translated as MPLPQVNIIWFRRDLRLTDNAALYHALKAELPVVPVFIFDTNILNDLQDKQDKRVTFIYHALQHMQEQLEKLNSSLEVYHGTPEEVYRKLLKKYQVEAVYTNRDYEQYAIDRDVMIAELLTQNGAAFRSYKDQVIFEYKEVEKDDGLPYTVFTPYSRKWKSTLNDFYLSSYPARKYYRSFYQQKPVTFPSLEKMGFKEAGLDFPGNAMDGHLIEQYDRTRDYPGINGTSRLGIHLRFGTISIRTLARKANHKNETFLNELIWRDFYHMILSRFAHVRAGNSFREEYDNIRWRNNDKEFERWCKGQTGYPIVDAGMRELNTTGFMHNRVRMITASFLTKHLLIDWRWGEAYFAEKLLDYDYAANNGGWQWAAGSGCDAAPYFRVFNPTLQTQRFDKDLTYIRKWVPEFDTLNYPAPMVVHEEARKRALETYAKAVKKQD; from the coding sequence ATGCCGTTACCCCAGGTGAACATTATATGGTTCAGAAGAGACCTGCGTCTGACCGACAATGCCGCATTGTACCATGCCCTGAAAGCAGAACTGCCCGTGGTGCCGGTCTTCATTTTTGATACCAATATCCTCAACGACCTGCAGGATAAACAAGATAAACGGGTAACATTCATTTACCACGCCCTGCAGCACATGCAGGAACAACTTGAAAAGCTGAACAGCAGCCTGGAAGTCTATCACGGCACCCCGGAAGAAGTTTACCGCAAGCTGTTGAAGAAATACCAGGTAGAAGCGGTATATACCAACAGGGATTACGAACAATACGCCATTGATAGGGATGTGATGATAGCAGAACTGCTTACTCAAAATGGCGCAGCCTTCCGCTCCTATAAAGACCAGGTGATCTTTGAATACAAAGAAGTGGAAAAAGACGATGGCCTTCCCTATACTGTCTTTACACCCTACAGCCGCAAATGGAAATCGACGCTCAACGATTTTTACCTGTCTTCTTACCCTGCCAGAAAATATTATAGGTCATTCTACCAGCAGAAGCCGGTAACTTTCCCTTCACTGGAAAAAATGGGATTTAAAGAAGCAGGACTTGACTTCCCCGGCAACGCCATGGATGGTCACTTGATAGAACAGTACGACCGTACCCGCGACTATCCCGGCATTAATGGAACCAGCAGACTGGGTATTCATCTGCGCTTCGGTACAATCAGCATCCGCACACTGGCCCGCAAGGCCAATCACAAGAACGAAACCTTCCTCAACGAACTCATATGGCGCGATTTCTACCACATGATCCTTTCCCGTTTTGCCCATGTAAGAGCAGGAAATTCGTTCCGCGAGGAATATGACAATATCCGCTGGCGTAATAATGATAAAGAATTTGAACGCTGGTGTAAGGGCCAAACAGGCTATCCTATCGTCGACGCAGGCATGAGAGAGCTGAATACCACCGGCTTCATGCACAACCGCGTACGCATGATCACCGCCTCTTTTCTTACCAAACACCTGCTCATCGACTGGCGTTGGGGCGAAGCCTATTTCGCCGAAAAGCTCCTGGATTATGATTATGCCGCCAACAACGGCGGATGGCAATGGGCAGCAGGATCAGGCTGTGATGCCGCGCCTTATTTCCGCGTCTTTAATCCCACCCTGCAAACCCAGCGTTTCGATAAAGATTTGACTTATATCCGTAAATGGGTCCCTGAATTCGATACCCTCAATTATCCCGCTCCCATGGTAGTACATGAAGAAGCCAGGAAGCGGGCACTGGAAACCTACGCAAAAGCAGTAAAAAAGCAGGACTGA
- a CDS encoding 1,4-dihydroxy-6-naphthoate synthase, which translates to MKLTLGFSPCPNDTFIFDALVNGKIDTGGLEFETVLADVQTLNEWAMEGKLDVSKISYGVLPLVMDKYTLLDAGGALGKGVGPLLISKQPVSGATLQERFQQLASDGKEPVIAIPGKNTTAHMLFSLAFPDATRKAFKVFHEIEDAVLNGEVDGGVIIHENRFTYHTKGLHKVADLGEYWEATTHAPIPLGGIIAKDILDASLVSQIDRLIRESLAYSFRHQHLQLSEYVRANAQEMSDAVMRQHIDLYVNNYSLSLGEEGKKAVNTLLEVYRKLHDGG; encoded by the coding sequence ATGAAACTGACACTTGGATTTAGCCCCTGCCCGAACGATACGTTTATTTTCGATGCCCTGGTAAATGGCAAGATCGATACGGGCGGACTTGAATTTGAAACAGTTCTGGCAGACGTACAGACTTTGAATGAATGGGCAATGGAAGGCAAGCTTGATGTGTCGAAGATCAGCTATGGTGTATTACCGCTGGTAATGGATAAATATACTTTGCTTGACGCCGGCGGCGCCCTGGGTAAGGGTGTTGGGCCGTTGCTGATCAGCAAACAGCCTGTTAGCGGCGCCACCTTGCAGGAACGTTTTCAGCAATTGGCTTCAGATGGTAAGGAGCCTGTTATTGCCATTCCCGGTAAGAATACTACAGCGCATATGCTTTTCTCACTGGCTTTTCCCGATGCGACGAGAAAGGCGTTCAAGGTGTTTCACGAAATAGAGGACGCTGTATTAAACGGTGAGGTTGATGGCGGCGTTATCATTCATGAAAACAGGTTCACCTATCATACAAAGGGTTTGCATAAGGTTGCTGACCTTGGCGAATACTGGGAAGCCACTACACACGCTCCCATTCCCCTGGGCGGCATTATAGCCAAAGATATCCTGGATGCTTCGCTGGTAAGCCAGATAGACCGGCTGATCCGGGAAAGCCTGGCATACAGCTTCCGGCATCAGCATCTTCAATTATCGGAATATGTTCGTGCCAATGCCCAGGAGATGAGCGATGCCGTGATGCGGCAACATATAGATCTTTATGTCAATAATTACTCTCTTTCGCTTGGCGAAGAAGGGAAAAAGGCGGTTAATACCCTGCTCGAGGTTTACCGGAAGCTGCATGACGGCGGTTAA
- the mqnB gene encoding futalosine hydrolase gives MHVVVTAATAAEWAPALQALQQSGLPAAASETEGISLAGLPAETFMLRAPGPFGLRTPLRISFHQSGVGMLATAFSLSKLIWGQRPDLIIQAGIAGTFDTQCPLSKVFVVDNEYLGDTGVLENNVWRDLFDLKLEGADNAPFQNKALPNPWLPAYNLLQLPIVDGVTVNAISTDPGQIARLTEKYKPVLESMEGAVLHYICRETHTPFLQLRAVSNYVGVRDKKQWSIGPAIAILNETLLELIKRMDEEREDS, from the coding sequence ATGCACGTTGTAGTTACAGCAGCCACCGCGGCAGAATGGGCGCCTGCGTTGCAGGCATTGCAACAATCCGGCTTACCGGCAGCAGCATCTGAGACAGAGGGGATTTCCCTGGCTGGTTTACCGGCCGAGACATTTATGCTGCGCGCTCCGGGGCCGTTTGGTTTACGAACACCTTTACGGATATCGTTTCACCAGTCGGGGGTAGGGATGCTGGCGACAGCGTTTTCTTTATCAAAGCTGATCTGGGGGCAGCGACCTGACCTGATTATACAGGCAGGTATTGCCGGTACTTTTGATACGCAATGTCCTCTTTCCAAAGTATTCGTTGTAGACAATGAATACCTTGGGGATACGGGCGTATTGGAAAACAATGTGTGGCGCGACCTGTTTGACCTGAAACTGGAAGGAGCAGATAACGCTCCATTTCAGAATAAAGCCCTTCCCAATCCCTGGTTGCCGGCGTATAACCTGCTTCAGTTACCCATTGTTGACGGCGTTACTGTGAATGCCATAAGTACCGACCCCGGGCAGATAGCAAGGCTTACAGAAAAATACAAGCCGGTACTGGAAAGTATGGAAGGCGCTGTATTACATTACATCTGCCGGGAGACCCATACTCCATTTCTGCAGCTTCGCGCTGTAAGCAATTACGTGGGTGTAAGAGATAAAAAGCAATGGAGCATCGGGCCTGCTATTGCTATTTTGAATGAAACGCTGCTGGAGCTGATTAAGCGGATGGATGAAGAAAGGGAGGACAGCTAA
- a CDS encoding 6-pyruvoyl trahydropterin synthase family protein encodes MVYLTRLEHFNAAHKLFNPNWSREQNDAVFGVCANENWHGHNFDLYITIKGEVDPETGFLMDVKKLSKLVQEKVIRKLDHKNLNLDVDFLKDKMCSTENLAIGIWEQLEPHLPAQVKLHCIKLYETRRIYVEYFGT; translated from the coding sequence ATGGTTTATCTTACCCGGTTAGAGCATTTTAATGCTGCCCACAAGTTGTTTAATCCCAACTGGAGCAGGGAGCAGAACGATGCAGTATTTGGAGTGTGCGCCAACGAAAACTGGCATGGACATAATTTTGATCTCTATATCACTATAAAAGGAGAAGTAGACCCCGAAACGGGATTCCTCATGGATGTGAAGAAGCTGAGTAAGCTCGTACAGGAGAAGGTGATCCGGAAACTGGATCACAAAAATCTTAACCTGGATGTCGATTTCCTGAAGGATAAAATGTGCAGCACAGAAAACCTGGCCATAGGAATATGGGAACAGCTCGAGCCGCATTTGCCGGCGCAGGTAAAGCTGCATTGCATCAAACTGTACGAAACGAGAAGGATTTATGTAGAGTACTTTGGAACCTAA
- a CDS encoding 6-pyruvoyl trahydropterin synthase family protein → MENNKVAVFRTEHFNAAHRLHVPDWSKAMNESVFGKCNNPNYHGHNYELTVKVTGVPDERTGYVIDLKILSDIIQKQVLDKFDHKNLNLDTEEFRQLNPTAENIAIVIYYLLRPHIDERLLLQVRLYETPRNFVEYPV, encoded by the coding sequence ATGGAAAACAACAAGGTGGCAGTATTCAGAACAGAGCATTTTAATGCGGCCCATCGGTTACATGTGCCTGACTGGAGTAAAGCCATGAATGAGTCGGTATTCGGGAAATGTAATAACCCCAATTACCATGGACACAATTACGAGTTAACGGTAAAAGTAACAGGTGTGCCTGATGAACGTACCGGCTATGTAATTGATCTGAAAATATTGAGCGATATCATTCAGAAACAGGTGCTCGACAAGTTCGATCATAAAAACCTGAACCTTGATACCGAAGAGTTCCGGCAGTTGAATCCTACAGCCGAGAACATCGCTATTGTAATTTATTACCTGCTGCGTCCGCATATCGATGAGCGGCTCTTGCTGCAGGTGCGCTTATATGAAACACCGAGGAATTTTGTGGAATACCCGGTATAA
- the folE gene encoding GTP cyclohydrolase I FolE: MAYRKIDQYDEEITSGLMAHYRSALQLLGEDAEREGLQKTPERMAKAMQYLTQGYEMDAKEILLSAKFKEDVSEMVIVKDIELYSMCEHHMLPFFGKAHIAYIPNGYITGLSKLGRVVDVFARRLQVQERLTTQILEAIKEALNPLGVAVVIEAKHLCMMMRGVQKQNSTTTTSAFDGEFLHNHITRNEFLKLIASDLS, translated from the coding sequence ATGGCATACAGGAAGATTGATCAATATGATGAGGAGATTACTTCAGGATTAATGGCGCATTACAGGTCAGCATTACAATTGTTGGGCGAAGATGCAGAGCGCGAAGGATTGCAGAAAACCCCTGAGCGTATGGCTAAAGCCATGCAGTATTTAACGCAGGGCTACGAAATGGATGCAAAAGAGATCCTGTTATCGGCAAAGTTCAAGGAAGACGTGAGTGAAATGGTGATCGTAAAGGATATTGAATTGTATTCAATGTGCGAGCACCATATGTTACCCTTTTTCGGGAAAGCACATATTGCCTATATCCCCAATGGTTATATCACTGGGCTGAGCAAGCTCGGCCGCGTAGTAGATGTTTTTGCACGCCGCTTACAGGTGCAGGAACGCCTCACCACTCAAATACTGGAAGCCATCAAAGAGGCGTTGAACCCATTGGGTGTGGCAGTAGTGATAGAAGCAAAACATTTGTGCATGATGATGCGTGGCGTACAAAAACAAAACTCAACAACCACAACATCGGCATTCGATGGAGAGTTCCTGCACAATCACATTACAAGGAATGAATTCCTGAAGCTGATTGCTTCAGATTTAAGTTAG
- the fabD gene encoding ACP S-malonyltransferase — protein MSKHAFVFPGQGSQFSGMGKNLYESNATAKAMFEQANDILGFRISDIMFEGTDEALKQTNVTQPAVFLHSVIAYQTIEGATPDMVAGHSLGEFSALVANKALSFEDALRLVSIRAQAMQKACELHPSTMAAVLALDDAKVEAICAAITEETGEVVVAANYNCPGQLVISGSIKGIEIACERMKAAGAKRALVLPVGGAFHSPLMAPAREELAAAIESTTFNTPICPVYQNVVATAVSDAATIRQNLIAQLTGAVRWTQSVQAMVTDGATEFTEVGPGKVLQGLVAKIEKTAITNGVN, from the coding sequence ATGAGTAAACACGCCTTTGTATTCCCCGGCCAGGGAAGCCAGTTTTCCGGCATGGGAAAGAATTTATATGAGTCGAATGCTACAGCCAAAGCAATGTTTGAGCAGGCCAACGACATCCTCGGTTTTCGCATCAGCGATATCATGTTCGAAGGTACCGACGAAGCATTGAAACAAACCAATGTTACACAGCCCGCAGTATTCCTGCATTCCGTTATAGCTTATCAAACCATCGAAGGAGCAACCCCCGATATGGTTGCCGGTCACTCACTCGGTGAGTTCTCAGCCCTGGTAGCCAACAAAGCGCTTTCTTTTGAAGATGCATTACGCCTCGTAAGCATCCGTGCACAGGCCATGCAAAAAGCCTGCGAACTCCACCCTTCCACAATGGCGGCAGTACTGGCATTGGATGACGCAAAAGTAGAAGCCATCTGCGCCGCCATCACCGAAGAAACAGGTGAAGTGGTAGTAGCGGCTAACTATAACTGTCCCGGTCAGCTCGTGATCAGCGGCAGCATCAAAGGAATTGAAATAGCCTGCGAGCGTATGAAAGCTGCTGGCGCCAAACGTGCGTTGGTATTGCCTGTAGGTGGTGCTTTCCACTCTCCGCTCATGGCTCCCGCCCGCGAAGAACTGGCTGCTGCCATCGAATCAACAACATTCAACACACCTATCTGTCCCGTGTATCAGAACGTAGTGGCAACAGCTGTAAGCGATGCCGCTACTATCCGTCAGAACCTGATAGCCCAGCTTACCGGCGCCGTTAGATGGACGCAAAGTGTTCAGGCCATGGTAACCGATGGCGCTACTGAATTCACGGAAGTAGGCCCAGGTAAAGTATTACAGGGCCTGGTAGCTAAAATCGAAAAGACCGCCATAACAAACGGCGTAAACTAG